Within the Pirellulales bacterium genome, the region TCACGCCCAATTCCATCGACAGGAAAGTGCGGTACCGTGCGGTATCCAGCACGCCTGCTTGCCCCAGCACCCGCTGCGGCGGAAACCCGGTGACTTGCCAGGCCCGTTGCACCATCGCATCCAACGGATTGCTGACGACGATGACAATCGCATTCGGGCTGCTGTTTTTAATTTCCGCCGCCACAGAACCGACAATTTTCGCGTTGGTGGCAAGCAAATCGTCGCGGCTCATGCCCGGCTTGCGGGCAATCCCAGCGGTGATCACCACCACGTCGCTGTTTTTGGTGTCCGCATAATTAGTCGTGCCGATAACGTTGGCGTCGAAGCCGACAATCGGCGAAGCCTGCATTAAATCGAGCGCTTTGCCGGCGGGCATACCTTCGGTCTGCGGAATATCCAACAGCACAATGTCGCCCAATTCGGCGGCGGCACACCAATGGGCCGTCGTGGCGCCGACGTTTCCGGCGCCGATAATGCTTATTTTTGCGCGACGCATAATCACGATACCAAAAAAAC harbors:
- a CDS encoding malate dehydrogenase (Catalyzes the reversible oxidation of malate to oxaloacetate), with the translated sequence MRRAKISIIGAGNVGATTAHWCAAAELGDIVLLDIPQTEGMPAGKALDLMQASPIVGFDANVIGTTNYADTKNSDVVVITAGIARKPGMSRDDLLATNAKIVGSVAAEIKNSSPNAIVIVVSNPLDAMVQRAWQVTGFPPQRVLGQAGVLDTARYRTFLSMELGV